A genomic region of Kribbella sp. NBC_00382 contains the following coding sequences:
- a CDS encoding 4a-hydroxytetrahydrobiopterin dehydratase gives MDMLRGEQIAEADLTDWRKLAQGLHARYLIDDFSAAARFVTAIGEAGDALDHHPRVSIGKGYVDLELVTDDAIYRDDEGTEYVVEWVTQQDVDLARRITELAADQSLNADPASVSEIELGLDTAHSATIAPVWAALLTGSPDSQGRGTPGDEIRDATVRVPNLWFGDADDTPGQRFHIEVYVAPEAAAQRITAALAAGGTVVDDTNAPGLTVLADQDGNKGVICADMSAAKKD, from the coding sequence ATGGACATGCTGAGGGGCGAACAGATCGCCGAGGCCGACCTGACAGACTGGCGCAAGCTGGCTCAGGGGCTGCATGCCCGCTACCTGATCGACGACTTCAGCGCCGCCGCACGGTTCGTGACCGCGATAGGCGAGGCGGGCGACGCGCTCGATCACCACCCACGCGTGTCGATCGGCAAGGGGTACGTCGACCTCGAACTGGTCACCGACGACGCCATCTACCGCGACGACGAGGGCACCGAGTACGTCGTCGAATGGGTGACCCAGCAAGACGTCGACCTGGCGCGACGGATTACCGAGCTAGCCGCCGACCAGAGCCTCAACGCCGACCCAGCCTCAGTCAGCGAAATCGAGCTAGGCCTAGACACGGCCCACTCCGCGACCATCGCCCCCGTATGGGCCGCCCTGCTAACCGGAAGCCCCGACTCCCAGGGCCGCGGCACCCCCGGCGACGAGATCCGCGACGCCACCGTCCGAGTCCCGAACCTGTGGTTCGGCGACGCCGACGACACTCCAGGCCAACGCTTCCACATCGAGGTCTACGTAGCCCCCGAGGCAGCCGCCCAGCGAATCACCGCCGCCCTAGCCGCAGGCGGAACCGTAGTCGACGACACCAACGCCCCCGGCCTGACCGTGCTCGCCGACCAGGACGGCAACAAGGGAGTCATCTGCGCCGACATGTCCGCCGCAAAGAAGGACTGA
- a CDS encoding DUF1330 domain-containing protein: protein MPKGYWVSVYRTISDPEKLAAYNELARAAVQAFGGRTFIRGGRVVAYDAGIAERTILVEFDSFEQAVAARESAAYQEALAALSDGVERDFRIVEGIDD, encoded by the coding sequence ATGCCCAAGGGCTACTGGGTCAGCGTCTACCGCACCATTTCAGACCCTGAGAAGTTGGCTGCCTACAACGAGTTGGCCCGCGCGGCCGTCCAGGCCTTCGGCGGGCGGACCTTCATCCGTGGCGGTCGGGTCGTCGCCTACGACGCCGGTATCGCCGAACGCACCATCCTGGTCGAGTTCGACAGCTTCGAGCAGGCCGTCGCGGCGCGCGAGAGCGCGGCGTACCAGGAGGCACTGGCCGCCCTCTCCGACGGCGTCGAGCGCGACTTCCGCATCGTCGAAGGCATCGACGACTGA
- a CDS encoding MFS transporter produces MTRSAAPKQSEPRLLVPSLMFIALVVAAVASLGAPLITSVATTFHVSLGSAQWTLTIALLSGAVATPVLGRLGAGPHRRTTILVTLAVVVAGSALTVLPLPFAWLLVGRAAQGVGLGLTALMMGVARDHLTEARSGATIALISVVSIIGVGVGYPLAGLLAELGGVRAAYGFGLLVTAAALLTAWRSMPEAPEGRSAHVDVPGAVVLAAALLLVLYLAGERNLWSRHLAVAAGLAVVAVVLLCIWAVIELRSTTPLVDVRAVRHPAVAGANLAMFIGGIGMYLLLTLITRYAQTPHGAGYGFGLTTFVAGLVLIPFSVLGFVAGKLTPRVRERIDGPLLLACSAAIVGGGFVLFATARSNLAELFVAMGVLGFGVGGFSAAMPGVILAVTPKSETSSAMSFNYVVRSVGYALGSAIGGLVLATGTATGNLFPNDAAYTTAALVGVAAMAITMLTSLALARRRSPQTNP; encoded by the coding sequence GTGACCCGGAGCGCCGCACCGAAGCAGTCAGAGCCGCGGCTGCTGGTCCCCTCCCTGATGTTCATCGCCTTGGTCGTGGCGGCAGTCGCCAGCCTCGGGGCGCCGCTCATCACCAGCGTGGCGACCACGTTCCACGTCTCGCTCGGCAGCGCGCAGTGGACGCTGACCATCGCGTTGCTGAGCGGCGCCGTCGCCACGCCAGTACTCGGCCGGCTCGGAGCCGGCCCCCACCGACGAACCACGATTCTCGTCACGCTGGCGGTCGTCGTCGCAGGCAGCGCGCTCACCGTACTTCCACTGCCGTTCGCCTGGCTGCTCGTCGGCAGGGCTGCCCAAGGTGTGGGGCTCGGTCTGACGGCGCTGATGATGGGCGTGGCCCGCGACCACCTCACCGAGGCGCGCAGCGGGGCCACCATCGCTCTGATCTCGGTGGTCTCGATCATCGGGGTCGGCGTCGGTTACCCCCTCGCCGGGCTGCTCGCCGAACTCGGCGGGGTGCGCGCTGCGTACGGCTTCGGTCTGCTCGTCACCGCCGCCGCCCTCCTGACCGCGTGGCGCTCCATGCCCGAAGCCCCCGAAGGCCGCTCCGCCCACGTTGACGTGCCAGGCGCGGTCGTACTGGCCGCTGCGCTGCTCCTGGTGCTGTACCTCGCCGGCGAACGGAATCTGTGGAGCCGCCACCTCGCCGTGGCAGCGGGCCTCGCCGTCGTCGCGGTGGTGCTGCTCTGCATCTGGGCCGTCATCGAACTGCGCAGCACGACGCCCCTGGTCGACGTCCGGGCGGTCCGGCACCCGGCGGTCGCCGGGGCGAACCTCGCCATGTTCATCGGCGGGATCGGCATGTACCTCCTGCTCACGCTCATCACCCGGTACGCCCAGACGCCGCACGGCGCCGGGTACGGCTTCGGGCTGACGACCTTCGTCGCCGGGCTGGTCCTCATCCCGTTCTCGGTGCTGGGGTTCGTCGCCGGCAAGCTCACGCCGCGGGTCCGCGAACGGATCGACGGCCCCCTGCTCCTGGCCTGCAGCGCCGCCATCGTCGGCGGCGGGTTCGTCCTGTTCGCCACCGCCCGATCCAACCTGGCCGAGCTGTTCGTGGCGATGGGCGTACTGGGCTTCGGTGTCGGCGGCTTCTCGGCCGCGATGCCCGGCGTCATCCTGGCCGTCACCCCCAAGAGCGAGACGTCGAGCGCTATGAGCTTCAACTACGTGGTGCGCAGCGTCGGGTACGCCCTGGGCAGCGCCATCGGCGGTCTGGTTCTGGCCACCGGCACCGCCACGGGCAACCTCTTCCCGAATGACGCCGCCTACACGACCGCGGCGCTGGTCGGCGTCGCCGCGATGGCGATCACAATGCTGACAAGCCTCGCCCTCGCCCGCCGACGCTCGCCCCAGACCAACCCGTAA
- a CDS encoding MarR family winged helix-turn-helix transcriptional regulator — MSRHDTSPGAAADIGAALYEMATRAVRRLPRDMSLTSAATLATLYRTGPRRITDLTAVEGVTQPAMTTLVRVMEESGLVERRGDASDKRVTLVCLTEAGASYVQTRRQAGVHAFERLIGELTGDEVEALVAALPALKHLAELESQDREGPKQ, encoded by the coding sequence ATGAGTCGTCACGACACCTCTCCTGGCGCGGCCGCCGACATCGGGGCAGCTCTCTACGAGATGGCCACCAGGGCCGTGAGACGCCTGCCGCGGGACATGAGCCTGACGTCCGCCGCCACCCTGGCCACCTTGTACCGGACCGGCCCGCGGCGCATCACCGATCTGACCGCGGTCGAGGGCGTCACCCAGCCCGCGATGACCACGCTGGTCCGGGTGATGGAGGAGTCCGGCCTGGTCGAGCGGCGGGGCGACGCGTCCGACAAGCGGGTCACGCTGGTGTGCTTGACCGAGGCCGGCGCCTCCTACGTCCAGACCCGGCGCCAAGCGGGCGTACACGCGTTCGAGCGGTTGATCGGCGAGCTCACCGGCGACGAGGTCGAGGCGCTGGTGGCGGCCCTTCCGGCGCTGAAGCATCTGGCAGAGCTCGAAAGCCAAGACCGCGAAGGGCCGAAGCAGTGA
- a CDS encoding GtrA family protein, whose amino-acid sequence MKIVTKLYHQVEHLVHEAAKFGLVGLLGLIVDLPIYNWLVFDNPLVFGTPGDGVFHHKPLTAKFISVTAATVATYLGNRHWTWRHRERTGLHREYVLFFVLNGIGLLIAAGCLGFSRYVLDLHNALADNISANVIGLGLGTLFRFWSYRKFVFKEEIALDEAEHHAKTPDSPATLDAENTGDLPAIR is encoded by the coding sequence TTGAAGATCGTCACGAAGCTGTACCACCAGGTTGAACACCTGGTGCACGAAGCGGCGAAGTTCGGTCTGGTCGGACTGCTCGGCCTGATCGTCGACCTGCCGATCTACAACTGGCTCGTCTTCGACAACCCGCTCGTGTTCGGTACGCCCGGTGACGGGGTCTTCCACCACAAGCCGCTGACCGCGAAGTTCATCTCGGTCACCGCCGCCACCGTCGCGACGTACCTGGGCAACCGGCACTGGACCTGGCGGCACCGCGAGCGCACCGGCCTGCACCGCGAGTACGTACTCTTCTTCGTCCTCAACGGCATCGGCCTGCTGATCGCCGCCGGCTGCCTCGGCTTCTCCCGCTACGTCCTCGACCTCCACAACGCGCTGGCCGACAACATCTCCGCCAACGTGATCGGCCTCGGCCTCGGAACCCTGTTCCGCTTCTGGTCCTACCGCAAATTCGTCTTCAAGGAAGAAATCGCCTTGGACGAAGCCGAACACCACGCGAAGACCCCGGATTCCCCGGCAACCCTGGACGCCGAAAACACCGGCGACCTCCCGGCCATCCGCTAA
- a CDS encoding 5-(carboxyamino)imidazole ribonucleotide synthase, which produces MKFKREDLPVGTPVVGMVGGGQLARMTQEAAIALGIQLRVLAEGPTVSAAQAVADAPVGDYRDPETVRRFAAETDVVTFDHEHVPTELLRALEAEGVKVRPGPDALVHAQDKAVMRQRLDTIDAPAPAHQVVASKADIDDFAKRIGGFPIILKTTRGGYDGKGVWVCTGADDPVVDEAFAAKVPILAEEKVDFVRELSAIVARSPHGQAVAYPIVESVQKDGICVEVTAPAPDLDPDKAAQAQQTALKIAGELGVVGVLAVEMFEARDGRLLVNELAMRPHNTGHWSIEGAVTSQFENHLRAVLDLPLGSPAARAPYTVMVNVLGGDVEDMHLGLLHCMARDPGLKVHFYGKSVKPGRKVGHVTAYGDDLADVRERARHAAAYLTGTIDE; this is translated from the coding sequence GTGAAGTTCAAGCGTGAAGACCTGCCGGTAGGGACCCCCGTCGTCGGCATGGTAGGCGGCGGCCAGTTGGCCCGGATGACCCAGGAGGCCGCGATCGCGCTGGGGATCCAGCTGCGCGTACTGGCCGAAGGCCCGACCGTCTCGGCCGCTCAGGCGGTCGCCGACGCACCCGTGGGCGACTACCGCGACCCCGAGACCGTACGCCGGTTCGCCGCGGAGACCGATGTGGTCACCTTCGACCACGAGCACGTACCCACGGAGCTGCTCCGCGCCCTCGAAGCGGAGGGGGTGAAGGTCCGCCCCGGCCCGGACGCCCTCGTGCACGCGCAGGACAAGGCGGTGATGCGGCAGCGGCTCGACACCATCGACGCCCCGGCGCCGGCCCACCAAGTGGTCGCATCCAAGGCGGACATCGACGACTTCGCCAAGCGCATCGGCGGCTTCCCGATCATCCTCAAGACGACCCGCGGCGGCTACGACGGCAAGGGCGTCTGGGTCTGTACCGGCGCAGACGACCCGGTCGTCGACGAGGCGTTCGCAGCGAAGGTACCGATCCTGGCCGAGGAGAAGGTGGACTTCGTCCGCGAGCTGTCCGCGATCGTCGCCCGCTCGCCGCACGGCCAGGCGGTCGCGTACCCGATCGTCGAGTCGGTCCAGAAGGACGGCATTTGCGTCGAGGTCACCGCCCCGGCGCCGGACCTCGACCCCGACAAGGCTGCCCAGGCCCAGCAGACGGCCCTCAAAATCGCCGGGGAGCTCGGCGTTGTCGGCGTGCTCGCGGTCGAGATGTTCGAGGCGCGCGACGGCCGGCTGCTGGTGAACGAGTTGGCGATGCGCCCGCACAACACCGGCCACTGGTCGATCGAGGGCGCCGTCACCAGCCAGTTCGAGAACCACCTCCGCGCAGTACTGGATCTGCCTCTCGGGTCACCGGCCGCGCGGGCGCCGTACACGGTGATGGTGAACGTGCTCGGTGGCGACGTCGAGGACATGCATCTCGGGCTGCTGCACTGCATGGCGCGCGATCCGGGCCTCAAGGTCCACTTCTACGGCAAGTCCGTGAAGCCCGGCCGCAAGGTCGGCCACGTCACGGCGTACGGCGACGACCTGGCCGACGTCCGCGAGCGCGCGCGGCACGCGGCGGCGTACCTGACCGGCACCATCGACGAATAG
- the purE gene encoding 5-(carboxyamino)imidazole ribonucleotide mutase, with the protein MTVGILMGSDSDWPTMKAAAEVCVEFGVPFEADVLSAHRMPVEMIDYGKSAHERGLKVLIAGAGGAAHLPGMLAAVTPLPVIGVPVPLKYLDGMDSLLSIVQMPAGVPVATVSIGNARNAGLLAVRMLAAFDEKLLTKMSAFQENLAEVARAKGSTVRDGAAELRKS; encoded by the coding sequence ATGACCGTGGGAATCCTGATGGGGTCGGACTCGGACTGGCCGACGATGAAGGCGGCCGCCGAGGTGTGCGTCGAGTTCGGCGTGCCCTTCGAGGCAGATGTGCTGTCGGCGCACCGGATGCCGGTCGAGATGATCGACTACGGAAAGTCCGCGCACGAGCGAGGCCTGAAGGTGCTGATCGCGGGAGCCGGTGGCGCGGCACACCTGCCGGGCATGCTCGCGGCCGTCACGCCGCTGCCGGTGATCGGCGTACCGGTGCCGTTGAAGTATCTCGACGGGATGGACTCGCTGCTGTCCATCGTGCAGATGCCGGCCGGTGTTCCGGTTGCGACGGTCTCGATCGGGAACGCTCGTAACGCAGGCCTGCTGGCGGTCCGGATGCTCGCTGCCTTCGACGAGAAGCTGTTGACGAAGATGTCAGCGTTCCAGGAGAACCTCGCCGAGGTGGCCCGGGCCAAGGGAAGTACTGTGCGTGATGGCGCGGCAGAGCTGCGTAAAAGCTGA
- a CDS encoding MFS transporter, with translation MTPPAEPDTQRIPVRYWIWLFGAVVSLLGDLTMTFAIGWSASRHGGQVAGLVLLVAAAPRAALLLIGGAVGDRYGAPKVLLASCVAMFAVTTALVPTTLAVGEPVSLLLITALVVGVIDAFFLPASRSMPRLLVQPELIPRALASFQVTGVVFAVTGTAVGGVLVAWSGLTAAAGFDALTFAVMIVVLISLRNTPAGATGPRTGMFRAILDGVKVAFGRPLTRALLITMTLAAGLLMPLDGLLLPLLARDHGWSASTAGLLVASRSVGVGVIALRILARGAFPRPGMFAALGMVLAGVGLLGLSTLDPLPLAFLAGVVSGIGVGTFTGHVLPLLMNSVEREYLSRLQSVVVLCQSLALVVMNPILGTFADLDGVRITGVCLGVGALSVLIGLLALTRPILRNATVT, from the coding sequence GTGACTCCGCCCGCAGAACCGGATACGCAGCGCATCCCGGTCCGTTACTGGATCTGGCTGTTCGGTGCTGTCGTGTCCCTGCTCGGCGATCTGACGATGACTTTTGCGATCGGATGGTCGGCCAGCCGGCACGGCGGACAGGTCGCAGGCCTTGTACTTCTGGTCGCCGCGGCACCGCGTGCGGCGCTGCTGCTGATCGGCGGCGCGGTCGGCGATCGGTATGGCGCTCCGAAGGTCCTGCTGGCCAGCTGCGTCGCGATGTTCGCGGTCACGACCGCGTTGGTCCCGACCACCTTGGCGGTCGGTGAGCCGGTCAGCCTGCTGCTGATCACGGCCCTGGTCGTCGGCGTCATCGACGCGTTCTTCCTGCCAGCGTCGCGCTCGATGCCCCGCCTGCTGGTGCAGCCGGAGCTGATCCCGCGCGCCCTCGCAAGCTTTCAGGTCACCGGTGTCGTCTTCGCAGTCACCGGTACTGCGGTAGGCGGCGTGCTGGTCGCCTGGTCAGGACTGACGGCCGCGGCGGGCTTCGATGCGCTGACGTTCGCCGTGATGATCGTCGTCCTGATCTCTCTGCGGAACACCCCGGCCGGCGCGACCGGCCCTCGCACCGGCATGTTCCGGGCGATCCTGGACGGCGTGAAGGTCGCCTTCGGCCGGCCGTTGACGCGGGCGCTGCTGATCACGATGACGCTGGCGGCCGGACTGCTGATGCCGCTCGACGGACTGCTTTTGCCCTTGCTGGCAAGGGATCACGGCTGGAGTGCGTCGACCGCCGGCCTGCTGGTCGCCAGTCGCAGCGTGGGTGTCGGAGTCATCGCGCTGCGCATCCTGGCGCGTGGCGCGTTTCCCCGGCCGGGTATGTTCGCCGCCCTCGGCATGGTGCTGGCCGGCGTCGGACTGCTCGGCCTCTCGACCCTCGACCCGCTGCCGCTCGCGTTCCTGGCCGGTGTGGTCAGCGGGATCGGCGTCGGTACGTTCACCGGTCACGTCCTGCCGCTGCTGATGAACTCGGTGGAACGCGAGTACCTGTCCCGGCTGCAGTCCGTGGTGGTGCTCTGCCAGAGCCTCGCGCTCGTCGTGATGAACCCGATCCTGGGCACCTTCGCGGACCTGGACGGGGTGCGGATCACCGGAGTCTGCCTCGGCGTCGGCGCGCTGTCGGTACTGATCGGGCTGCTCGCCCTGACTCGCCCCATCCTCCGCAACGCGACCGTCACCTAG
- a CDS encoding UDP-glucose dehydrogenase family protein, translating to MTEGTARPLRIAVIGTNYLGANTAAGMAEFGFDVIGVEIDEHRLKLLNDGKAPLYEPGLDPLLKKHTDSGRLRFTNDYTEIADWADVHFICVGTPQLEGSDAADLAQVHSVINMLAPLLTKPTLVVGRSTVPVGTSKIVEARFHAEAPAGSQVEIAWQPEFLREAHGVDDTLAPDRLVFGVQSEAAEAKLREVFARPIAGGSPVVVCNLPTAEIVKGGANAFLATKISFINALAGLADATGADVTLLADALGYDKRIGRGMLNAGPGYGGGCLPKDLRSFMARAGELGVEEIITLLREVDDINQHRRGRIVSVVHEMLGTDWVGKNVTVLGAAFKAGTDDVRDSPALDIAGRIQLHGATVTVFDPEAMDNARKVRPTFRYADSAADACEGAHLVLHLTEWPEFRELDPAALRGVVEAPIVVDARLTLDAQKWRDAGWIYRAPGRP from the coding sequence ATGACTGAAGGCACTGCGCGACCGCTGCGGATCGCGGTGATCGGCACCAACTATCTCGGCGCCAACACGGCCGCGGGAATGGCAGAGTTCGGCTTCGACGTGATCGGCGTCGAGATCGACGAGCACCGGCTGAAGCTGCTCAACGACGGCAAGGCGCCGCTGTACGAACCCGGCCTGGACCCGTTGCTGAAGAAGCACACCGACTCCGGCCGGCTGCGGTTCACCAACGACTACACCGAGATCGCCGACTGGGCCGACGTGCACTTCATCTGCGTCGGCACCCCGCAACTCGAGGGCAGCGACGCCGCCGATCTGGCGCAGGTCCACTCAGTCATCAACATGCTGGCCCCGCTGCTGACCAAGCCCACTCTGGTGGTCGGCCGTTCCACCGTTCCGGTCGGTACGTCGAAGATCGTGGAGGCCCGCTTCCACGCCGAGGCGCCGGCGGGCTCGCAGGTCGAGATCGCCTGGCAGCCCGAGTTCCTGCGCGAAGCGCACGGGGTGGATGACACGCTCGCGCCGGACCGGCTCGTGTTCGGCGTACAGTCCGAGGCCGCGGAAGCCAAGCTGCGTGAGGTTTTCGCCCGGCCGATCGCCGGCGGCTCGCCGGTCGTGGTCTGCAACCTGCCCACCGCCGAGATCGTCAAGGGCGGCGCGAACGCCTTCCTGGCAACGAAGATCTCCTTCATCAACGCGCTCGCCGGGCTGGCTGACGCGACCGGCGCGGACGTCACGCTGCTGGCCGACGCGCTGGGCTACGACAAGCGGATCGGCCGCGGCATGTTGAACGCCGGCCCCGGCTACGGCGGCGGCTGCCTGCCCAAGGACCTGCGCTCGTTCATGGCCCGGGCCGGTGAGCTCGGTGTGGAGGAGATCATCACGCTGCTGCGCGAGGTCGACGACATCAACCAGCACCGGCGTGGCCGGATCGTCAGCGTGGTGCACGAGATGCTCGGCACCGACTGGGTCGGCAAGAACGTGACCGTGCTCGGCGCGGCGTTCAAGGCCGGTACGGACGATGTCCGCGACTCGCCCGCGCTCGACATCGCCGGCCGGATCCAGCTGCACGGCGCGACCGTCACGGTCTTCGACCCCGAGGCGATGGACAACGCCCGCAAGGTCCGCCCGACCTTCCGGTACGCCGACTCCGCCGCCGACGCCTGCGAGGGCGCGCATCTCGTCCTGCACCTGACCGAGTGGCCCGAGTTCCGCGAGCTCGACCCGGCCGCGCTCCGGGGCGTCGTCGAGGCGCCGATCGTGGTCGACGCCCGGCTCACCCTGGACGCCCAGAAGTGGCGCGACGCGGGCTGGATCTACCGCGCGCCCGGCCGCCCGTAG
- a CDS encoding acyl-CoA dehydrogenase family protein — protein MSNSFDLYALSEEHQAIREAVRDVCDAKVAPNAGDVDELAEFPKASYDALKASDFHAPHIPEQYGGAGADALATVIVIEEVARACASTSLIPAVNKLGSLPLLLSGSDEVKQRYLPPVAAGDAMFSYCLSEPEAGSDAVSMKTRAVADGDDYVLNGVKRWITNAGVSDYYTVFAVTDPSQRSKGISAFVVEKADDGVSFGAPEKKLGIKGSPTREVYFDNVRIPASRIIGAPGTGFGTAMATLDHTRVTIAAQALGIAQGALDYALGYVKERKQFGKALAEFQGLQFMLADMGMKIEAARQLTYAAAARSERNDSDLTYFGAAAKCFASDVAMAVTTDAVQLLGGYGYTHDYPVERMMRDAKITQIYEGTNQVQRIVMARQLLKGIS, from the coding sequence GTGAGTAACTCATTCGATCTGTACGCCCTGTCGGAGGAGCACCAGGCGATCCGGGAGGCCGTCCGCGACGTCTGTGACGCGAAGGTGGCCCCGAACGCCGGTGACGTGGACGAACTCGCCGAGTTCCCGAAGGCGTCCTACGACGCGCTGAAGGCGTCGGACTTCCACGCCCCGCACATCCCCGAGCAGTACGGCGGCGCCGGTGCGGACGCGCTGGCGACCGTGATCGTGATCGAGGAGGTCGCCCGCGCCTGCGCGTCGACCTCGCTCATTCCCGCGGTCAACAAGCTCGGCTCGCTGCCGTTGCTGCTGTCCGGGTCGGACGAGGTCAAGCAGCGGTACCTGCCCCCGGTGGCGGCGGGCGACGCGATGTTCTCGTACTGCCTGTCGGAGCCCGAGGCCGGCTCGGACGCGGTGTCGATGAAGACGCGCGCGGTCGCGGACGGCGACGACTACGTGCTGAACGGCGTGAAGCGCTGGATCACCAACGCCGGCGTGAGTGACTACTACACGGTCTTCGCGGTGACCGATCCGTCCCAGCGGTCCAAGGGCATCAGCGCCTTCGTGGTCGAGAAGGCCGACGACGGCGTCTCCTTCGGCGCCCCGGAGAAGAAGCTCGGCATCAAGGGCTCGCCGACCCGCGAGGTGTACTTCGACAACGTGCGGATCCCCGCGTCGCGGATAATCGGCGCCCCCGGTACCGGCTTCGGCACCGCGATGGCCACCCTCGACCACACCCGCGTGACGATCGCCGCCCAGGCGCTCGGCATCGCCCAGGGCGCTCTCGACTACGCGCTCGGGTACGTCAAGGAGCGCAAGCAGTTCGGCAAGGCGCTCGCGGAGTTCCAGGGGCTGCAGTTCATGCTGGCCGACATGGGCATGAAGATCGAAGCCGCCCGCCAGCTCACGTACGCCGCGGCCGCCCGCTCCGAGCGCAACGACTCCGACCTCACGTACTTCGGCGCCGCCGCCAAGTGCTTCGCCTCCGACGTGGCGATGGCCGTCACCACCGATGCAGTCCAACTCCTCGGCGGCTACGGCTACACCCACGACTACCCGGTCGAACGCATGATGCGAGACGCCAAGATCACCCAGATCTACGAGGGCACCAACCAGGTCCAGCGGATCGTGATGGCCCGCCAGCTGCTCAAGGGCATCAGCTGA
- a CDS encoding alpha/beta fold hydrolase: protein MVDDAVLAAELPGNFTSAFAEVNGTTLHYVAGGQGEPLVLLPGWPVTWWEFRKVMPLLAQRYRVIAVDLRGMNLSAKPPSGYDKKTMARDVLELTRQLGYSTINLAGHDIGAMVAFSYAANFPDAVSKLAIMEVGHPDSSLYDLRLLPQGDAPNLWWFALNQVHGLPEQVLTGRMRCVVDYIFDSHLADLSSLDERDRQVFAEAYDRIDAIRAGNGWFQAFDQDVSDFSKYGKLTVPMLGLASAANYPAVRNEWPLLAKEVAITKIDDTGHFLPIEQPEEVAGTLAAFYG, encoded by the coding sequence GTGGTCGACGACGCTGTGCTGGCCGCGGAGTTGCCTGGCAACTTCACCAGCGCCTTCGCCGAGGTGAACGGGACGACGCTGCACTACGTCGCCGGTGGTCAGGGGGAACCGCTCGTACTGCTCCCCGGCTGGCCTGTGACGTGGTGGGAGTTCCGGAAGGTCATGCCGCTGCTGGCGCAGCGATACCGGGTGATCGCGGTCGACCTGCGGGGCATGAACCTCTCGGCGAAACCACCGTCCGGCTATGACAAGAAGACGATGGCGCGGGACGTCCTCGAACTGACCCGCCAGCTGGGCTATTCGACGATCAACCTCGCCGGGCACGACATCGGTGCCATGGTGGCGTTCAGCTACGCCGCCAACTTCCCCGATGCTGTCAGCAAGCTGGCCATCATGGAGGTCGGCCATCCCGACTCCAGCCTGTACGACCTGAGGCTGCTCCCGCAGGGAGATGCGCCGAACCTGTGGTGGTTCGCGCTCAACCAGGTCCACGGCCTCCCCGAACAGGTGCTGACAGGGCGCATGAGGTGCGTCGTTGACTACATCTTCGACAGTCATCTCGCCGACCTGAGCAGCCTCGACGAGCGAGATCGCCAGGTGTTCGCCGAGGCCTACGACAGAATCGACGCCATCCGGGCCGGTAACGGCTGGTTCCAGGCCTTCGATCAGGACGTCTCCGACTTCAGCAAGTACGGCAAATTGACCGTACCGATGCTGGGCCTCGCGTCAGCGGCGAACTACCCGGCCGTGCGGAACGAGTGGCCGCTGCTGGCGAAGGAAGTCGCGATAACGAAGATCGACGACACCGGCCACTTCCTGCCGATCGAGCAACCTGAGGAAGTGGCCGGCACCCTCGCCGCCTTCTATGGATGA
- a CDS encoding MarR family winged helix-turn-helix transcriptional regulator, with protein sequence MSQGEQVGPLDEAVGYVLKRAATALRTAMDAALRPLDLTVPQYSCLEVLSQQPGLSNAELARAVFVTRQSMNLVLRGLQDRGLITRPTTAPHGRALPTELTPAGRKQLKAASTAVRAVEARMLAPFSPSRQKHLLGDLQTCIQALEIS encoded by the coding sequence ATGAGTCAAGGCGAGCAGGTCGGTCCCCTGGACGAGGCGGTGGGTTACGTGCTGAAGCGAGCGGCTACCGCGCTGCGCACGGCCATGGACGCGGCGCTCCGGCCGCTGGACCTGACGGTGCCGCAGTACTCCTGCCTGGAGGTGCTGTCGCAGCAGCCCGGGCTGTCCAACGCGGAGCTCGCCCGGGCGGTGTTCGTCACCCGTCAGTCGATGAACCTGGTACTCCGCGGCCTCCAGGACCGCGGCCTGATCACCCGCCCGACCACAGCCCCCCACGGCCGAGCCCTACCCACCGAGCTCACCCCCGCCGGCCGCAAGCAACTCAAAGCGGCCAGTACCGCCGTACGCGCGGTCGAGGCTCGCATGCTCGCGCCATTCTCCCCATCCCGGCAAAAGCACCTGCTGGGAGACCTCCAGACCTGCATCCAGGCGCTGGAGATCAGCTGA